The window TATGCTGTCGGCATGACGACGAACGCGAACGCCGACGAGCCGCCGCAGCCGCGTCCGGAGCCACGTCCGCGCCGCCGGGCCCCCGCGGGGGCGGCCGTGCTGCGGGAGGATGTGACGGACGCGATCCGGGCGGCCGTGTTCGAGGAGCTCGCGGCCGTCGGCTACGCGCGGATGTCCATCGAGGGGATCGCGCGCCGGGCGGGCGTCGGGAAGACGGCGGTGTACCGCCGCTGGCGCTCGAAGCTGCACCTCGTGCTCGACATCGTCTCGGCGCTCGCCGTGCAGGGCCTGCCCGCGCCGGACACCGGCTCCCTGGAGGGCGACCTGCGGCTGCTGTACGAGGTGACGTCCCGCGCCCTGCGCCACCCCGTCGCCTCGCAGATCATCCCCGACCTCCAGGCCGAGGCGGCCCGCAACGCCGAGATCGCCGAGGCCCTCCAGAAGGCCCTGCGCGAGGGCCAGGACGGCGTCGCCACCGGCATCGTCAC of the Streptomyces koelreuteriae genome contains:
- a CDS encoding TetR/AcrR family transcriptional regulator, with the translated sequence MTTNANADEPPQPRPEPRPRRRAPAGAAVLREDVTDAIRAAVFEELAAVGYARMSIEGIARRAGVGKTAVYRRWRSKLHLVLDIVSALAVQGLPAPDTGSLEGDLRLLYEVTSRALRHPVASQIIPDLQAEAARNAEIAEALQKALREGQDGVATGIVTAAERRGELREGLDHDLALDLISGPLYWRSVVIRNPKLPQGYLGSLARATAGALRAL